TTAAACTACAGATTCAAATATAATACTAAATACGAGATTCAAATATAATGCTAGTCATAATGGTAATAGCCTCATAAAATTGTAACTACAGGATCTGTCGTGGTCTTCGGAGGAATAAACTGTGACATTCTCGAAATAATGACAGGATCATTAGCAGCTTCCCATAGGTCATAAGCAATCTTGAGGCGAGCTTCACGAATGTTGTCGTCATTCACTAATGATAAGTCCATGCCTAGAAGATGACATTCAATGTGCTTCAGCGCATATACTCCACAATCACTGCTAGTCTTGTTTAGGAAGGGCATTGGGGCGTAAGTGACATCATATGGCTTGACGATTAGTTTACTCTTCGAAGATTGCACAGCTTTGACAATTCTAGGGATGAGATGTGCAAATGGCTCCAAGTCTTTGTTGTGTTTCATTCCTCCACAGTCAAAGACCTCTATTGAACGAGTAACAAAGTTCACGCACATAGAGATCCAGTGGTTACCGTGCACAAGAAGAGGCACATACATGCGACTGACATCAAGATCCCACATTAGTCTTGTTCGTCCATGTGCAGGAAGTTCACCAATTCCGTACTGGTGGAGCAGTCCTTGCACCTTGAAACCTTTTCTGTCTTTCTTGAAATCTATGTAAGAATTCTTCATTTGATTACTGAATAAGCAGCTCATGAAGGCTACTTTGGATTGATTCCATCGTCCCAAAGAATTCCTCTCGCGAAATAAGTACAACATAGCATCAATTTCCTGAAAGTAATGATACAAAATGAGTGAGTTGGCGTACAGAAAATAAGAACAAACTTATTTATAACTCAGATCGTTCTGCAACCACACTGCAGGTCCCATTACACATGCTGCTAACTCACTTGTGTACACAGAAGGTCCAATTTTGAGGTGCCTGCGATACAAAACATAGTTAAAGGTGGTCAAATTTAATACAACAAAGCACGCCAAAAACTTACTGTTTGGAAGTTGAACACCACTTCCTTAATTTTACCCATGAGTCCTCAGGAACAAAAACTAAGGAATAATCTATGTCGTTCACCCGGTCCTCAGGTAAGTCTGTATCTTTGAGACTGAGTGTTTTGTAATCCGCAGGCTTAAATGATGATAAAGGAGTACTAATTTCTACTGCTTCTTCAGGCGAGCTTTTTTGTGAGGGATCGAAACCTCTAACATGTGATGCTTGAGAAAGGTTCCCCACGGCTTCTTGTAAATACTCTTGGGTCCCCATATCTTTATTTTTCGATGATTGtgacaaatgtttcaaaaaatcCAACATATCATCAGTTTCAATCTCCTGTTAATAACACCAAACataatattaataactaaaacaGACAAGGACAGAAGAAAAGAGGCAAACCACAGAAAAAATTACATTACAATAGAGTCAATTAAACAAGTCATAGTCATCAGTTCGCTTCATATCAAACAACAAAATACATTACAATCCGATATTACAAGCAAAGACCAAGGACAGTACACAACAGTCAAGAGAAAATTAGAACACAAGAAATTTCGTCTGACATACTACAAAGCTTCATTTTGTGGTTACCTTTCTTGGCCGAGGGCTACGACGAACCGTAGGAGGAACCCCAGTCTCAGCTGCCTTGCCTTTGCCTTTTTCCTTTGCTGCTGAAGGAGACAGACTCTGTGATGTTTCTCGCCATTGGTCTTTCTCCATTCTTGCTGAAGGACACAGAATCTCAGAGGCTCTTTCTTTTCCCATTGTATCTGACGGACCCGGAATCTTAGACACCACTTCCTTGAGTTGAGCCATCTCTTTGTCGACCTTGTCAAAACGCTCTTGGATGTCTTTCTGCACCACCTCCTTTAAAGAGGTGAATAATCCTTCAATGAAAGTCTTCATCTGACCGGAGATACCACTGTTATGTTCAGCCGCCCGTTGACAAAAGCAATTGTTTCTTTCGGGCTTCGGCACCATGATCATTTATCTTACGCTTGCCCCTTCTTGCAACAACAGCCGGTTCCTCTACATGTGATGGTTCCTCCACATGGGTTTCTGTGACATCTCCGACATCAACACCCTCTTCTGAATCAGACAACTCCACATTTCGAGGTAAAGCCTGAACTTCCCATTCGAATTCTGACCAATCTTGTTTGGCATTGATCAGAGCAACAATACGTCCAACTCTTTCGTCATTCTTCTCATCTTCCTTGAAGAACTGATCACTATCAATCACATCCAAGTTCCCAGAAGCAGATATAAAAGAGAACAACTCTCCCTGACAAGAACAAACAGAAACAACAAACTTAATGTT
This genomic stretch from Brassica napus cultivar Da-Ae chromosome C9, Da-Ae, whole genome shotgun sequence harbors:
- the LOC106408911 gene encoding uncharacterized protein LOC106408911; translated protein: MKTFIEGLFTSLKEVVQKDIQERFDKVDKEMAQLKEVVSKIPGPSDTMGKERASEILCPSARMEKDQWRETSQSLSPSAAKEKGKGKAAETGVPPTVRRSPRPRKEIETDDMLDFLKHLSQSSKNKDMGTQEYLQEAVGNLSQASHVRGFDPSQKSSPEEAVEISTPLSSFKPADYKTLSLKDTDLPEDRVNDIDYSLVFVPEDSWVKLRKWCSTSKQHLKIGPSVYTSELAACVMGPAEIDAMLYLFRERNSLGRWNQSKVAFMSCLFSNQMKNSYIDFKKDRKGFKVQGLLHQYGIGELPAHGRTRLMWDLDVSRMYVPLLVHGNHWISMCVNFVTRSIEVFDCGGMKHNKDLEPFAHLIPRIVKAVQSSKSKLIVKPYDVTYAPMPFLNKTSSDCGVYALKHIECHLLGMDLSLVNDDNIREARLKIAYDLWEAANDPVIISRMSQFIPPKTTTDPVVTIL